In Rhodanobacter humi, the genomic stretch CAGCGCGTTGTTGCGGAAGATGTCCGCGATCTCGCTGCACAGCACCGCCTGGATGCCGTAGTCCAGCAGCGCCCACGGCGCGTGCTCGCGCGAGGAGCCGCAGCCGAAGTTGCGCCCGGCTACCACGATGCTGCAGCCCTGCGCTTCCGGCCGGTTGAGCGGGAAGGCCGGGTTGTCGCTGCCGTCGGGCAGGTAGCGCCAGTCCTGGAAGCAGTGCTTGCCCAGGCCTGCGCGCGTGGTGGTGGTGAGGAAGCGCGCCGGGATGATGCGGTCGGTATCGATGTTCTCGTCCGCCAGCACGGCAGTGCGGGAGTGGATACGCATCAGAAAATCTCCAAAGGACGGATTCCCTTCTCCCCGCTGGGGAGACACATCGGCAGGACTGCCGATGTGTGCGGCGCAAGCCGCCCGAAGGGTGAGTGCCAGGGATGGCACGAATACAGGTGGCCCGAAGGGCCGGATGAGGGGCGGGTGCTCGCCATGAGCAAGCCTTTTGCGTTCGCCTCCTCTCCCCTTCGGGGAGAGGATTGAGGTGAGGGACGGGTGCTCGCGCGGGCGCTGATCGAAGCGCGCTTCGATGCGCGTCTCTTGCAAGCGTGGCCCCTCACCCCAGCCCTTTCCTCGCTCCTCAAAGCCGGCGCCATCAGTGGCGCCTCCCCGCGTGCCCCGGAGGGGAGAGGGAGAAAATCGCGGGCGTTCATGCGGCCACCTCCGTCAGGTACTCGCGCGGATCGGCGATGGCGCCCGCGACGGCGGAGGCCGCGGCGGTGGCGGGGCTGGCCAGCACGGTGCGGGCGCCCTTGCCCTGGCGGCCTTCGAAGTTGCGGTTGGAGGTGGAGACGACCAGTTGCCCCGGCTGTGCCAGGTCGCCGTTCATCGCGATGCACATCGAGCAGCCGGGCACGCGCCACTCGGCGCCGGCGGCGCGGAACACCTCGTGCAGGCCTTCGGCCTCGGCGTCGCGGCGCACGGCTTCGGAGCCGGGTACCACCAGCATGCGCACGCCGGCGGCGATGTGACGTCCACGCAGGACGCCAGCGGCTTCGCGCAGATCGGACAGGCGCGAGTTGGTGCAGCTGCCCACGAACACCACGTCTACCCTGGAACCCTGCATCGGCTGGCCGGCACGGCTCTGCATGTAGTCCAGCGCGCGCTGTTCCATCGCGTTGCGCGCGGCGGGCACCGGTGCATCCATCGCGATGGCCATGCCGGGGTGGGTGCCGTAGGTGACGGTGGGCCTGACCTGGCTGGCGTCGATGCGCACTTCGCGGTCGTACTGCGCACCATCGTCGGTCTTCAGCGTGCGCCAGTGCGCCACCGCGCGATCCCATGCTTCACCCTGCGGCACGCGCGGGCGGCCCTGCAGCCATGCGAACGTGGTTTCGTCTGGTGCGATCAGGCCGGCGCGCGCACCGGCCTCGATCGACATGTTGCACACCGTCATGCGCTCTTCCATCGACAGTTTCCCGATGGCCTCGCCGCGGTACTCGATGACGTGGCCGGTGCCGCCGTCGACGCCGATCGTGCCGATGATGTGCAGGATCAGGTCCTTCGCACCCACGCCGGGCGGCAGCTCGCCGTCGACGTGGATCGCCAGCGTCTTCGGCTTGCGTTGCAGCAGGCATTGCGTGGCCATCACGTGGCCCACCTCGGTGGTGCCGATGCCGAAAGCCAGCGCGCCGAACGCGCCATGCGTGGAGGTGTGGCTGTCGCCGCAGACGATGGTGTTGCCCGGCTGGGTGGCGCCCAGCTCGGGGCCGATCACGTGCACGATGCCGCGCTCGCGGCTGTCCCAGCCATGCAGTTCGACGCCGAACTCGCGGCAGTTGGTTTCCAGCTGTGCCACCTGTGCCTGCGCTTCGGGGTTCGCGTAGGGGCGGGTGCCGTCGGCGTTCGCCGGCAGGGTGGGCGTGGAATGGTCCAGCGTGGCCAGCGTGCGGTCCGGGCGACGCAGCTTCAGGCCGCGCGAACGCAATTCATCGAAGGCCTGCGGCGAGGTGACTTCGTGCACCAGGTGCAGGTCGACGTACAGGATCGCCGGGGTGTCGGTGGTTTCGGGTGCGACCACATGGGCGTCCCAGATTTTCTCGAGCAGCGTGCGTGCAGCCGTCATGCGGAAGCCTCCATCAGGGCGGGCTTTTCGTGAGGAGTGCGGCCATGGATGGCCGCTTCTTGATCTTCGCGGTCAGGGACGACCGCATGGGCACCCCTTTCCACCACATCCAGCCAACCCCACTTGTCGGCCGTGCGACCATCGAACAGCCCGAAGAAGGCCTCGCGCAGCGCGCGGGTGATCTCGCCGGGCTTGCCGTTGCCGACCGGCTTGCGATCCACCGAGCGCACCGGGGTGATCTCGGCAGCGGTGCCGGTCATGAACACTTCGTCCGCCGTGTAGAGGGCTTCCCGCGGCAGGTCGCGCTCCTCCACCGCGATGCCCATGTCGGCGGCCAGGGCCAGCACGCTGTCGCGGGTGATGCCGGCGAGGATGCCGGCGCTGGACGGCGGGGTGAGCAGCTTGCCGCGCTTCACCAGGAACAGGTTTTCGCCCGCGCCCTCGGAGAGCATGCCGTTCACGCCCAGCGCGATGCCTTCGTCGTAGCCGCCGCGGCGCGCTTCCAGCCCGATCAGCTGGCTGCTGAGGTAATTGCCGCCGGCCTTGGCCCAGCTGGGGATGGTGTTCGGCGCGGGACGGTGCCACGAGGACACGCAGACGTCGGCGCCGCGTTCGGCGGCGTCGCCCAGGTAGGCGCCCCATTCCATCGCCATGATCGCCACGTCCACCGGTGCGCCGGGCTTCGCCAGCACGCCCAGGCCGCCGGCGCCGCGGAACACGATAGGCCGCACGTAGGCGGACTGCAGCCCGTTCGCGCGGATCACCTCGTGGCAGGCCGCGTCGATCTCGGCCTCGCTGTAGCCGACGTCGATTTCGTACACCCTGGCCGACTCGAACAGCCGGCGCGTGTGGTCGGCGAGGCGGAAATAAGCCGGGCCGTTCGGTGTGGCATAGACGCGCTCGCCCTCGAACACCGAGGAGCCGTAGTGCAGGGCGTGCGTGCTGACGTGGACGTTGGCTTCGCTCCACGGCTTGATGCGGCCGTTGTGCCAGAGGAAGGGCGTGCTCATGCGTGGGCTCCCAGGGTCTTGGTCTTGGTGGTCTGCGGGGATGGGGTGGCGGCCGGCGTGCTTTGCGCAATGCGGTTGACGATGGCCAGCGCGGCCTGCGCCGCGGCCTCGACGATGTCGGTGCTGACGGCGTGGCCGTTCCAGGCGCGGCCGTCGTGCTGCGCGGCGAGGCGCGCTTCGCCCTGCGCGTCGCCGCCTTCGCCCACCGCCTGCACCTGGAAGCGGGTCAGCTGCAGCGTGGTGTCGGTGGCGCGCTCCATCGCGCGCAGCACCGCGTCCACCGGGCCGTCGCCCAGCGCGGCTTCGGCCACTTCGCGGCCGTCGTCGTGGCGCAGCTTCACCGAGGCGGAGGCGCCCGCGCCCAGGTGCGCGCTGGTGTCCAGCCGGGTCAGCCGCCACGGGCCGGCGGCATCGGGATCGCGGCCGCGCGCCAGCGCGTCCAGGTCGTCGTCGTGGATCTCGCGCTTCTTGTCGGCCAGCGCCTTGAAGCGGACGAAGATCTCGTCCATCGCCGCGTCGCCCGGCGCGTGGCCCAGCGTTTCCAGCCGCTGGCGCAGCGCGGCGCGACCGGAGTGCTTGCCCAGCACCAGCTTCGTCTCGGCCAGCCCGACGTCCTCGGGACGCATGATTTCGTAGGTGCCGCGGTGCTTCAGCATGCCGTGCTGGTGGATGCCCGACTCGTGCGCGAACGCGTTCTCGCCCACGATCGCCTTGTTGCGCTGCACGTTCTGGCCGGTCAGCTCGCTGAGCAGGCGCGAGGCGGGATGGAGCTTCTTCGTGTCGATGCGGGTGTCGGTGCCGAACCAGGCGCCGCGCACCTTCATCGCCATCACGATCTCTTCCAGCGCGGCGTTGCCGGCGCGCTCGCCGATGCCGTTGACTGTGCATTCCACCTGGCGCGCGCCGGCGCTCACCGCGGCGAGGCTGTTGGCCACCGCCAGCCCCAGGTCGTTGTGGCAGTGGCTGGAGAACACCACGTGCCGGCCGCGCTGCACGTTGGCGATCAGCCAGGCGAAGCGTTCGGCGATCTCGACCGGCGTCATGTAGCCCACCGTGTCCGGCGCGTTCAGCGTGCTGGCGCCCGCGGCGGCGGCGGCGGAGAACACCTCGGCCAGGAATTCCGGCTCGGTGCGCATGGCGTCCTCGGCCGAGAATTCCACCTCGTGCGCCAGTTGCATCGCGCGCTCGACGCCGGCGACCGCGGCGTCCAGCACCTGCTGCTTGCTCATGCCCAGCTTGTGCTCGCGGTGCAGCGGGCTGGTGGAGAGGAACACGTGGATGCGCGAGCGCTGCGCCTGCTCCAGCGCGCGGCCGGCGCTGTCGATGTCGCCCGGCACGCAGCGCGCCAATGCGCAGGCGGTGGTATCGCGCAGCGTGGAGGCGATCTGTGCAACCGCAGCAAAATCGTCAGGCGAGGCCTGCGGGAAGCCCGCTTCGAGCACGTCCACGCCCAGCGCTTCCAGCATCTGCGCCATGCGCAGCTTGGCGCGCCGGTCCATCGAGAAACCGGGCGTCTGCTCGCCGTCGCGCAAGGTGGTGTCGAAAATGCGCACGTGTTCGGCGGCTACGTCGCCGGCCTCGTTCTGCTCGTCGTGTTGCGGGTTGTTCATCGCTGGCTCCGTTGCGGGACGGGCTTTCGGGCAACAAAAAACCCCGCGCCATTTCTGGTGCGGGGTTCTTCGGGTGTTTTCAGGTTCGTTTTCTAGCTACCTGGACACATGCCCTCAGCCCGCACCTCCGTTGGTAATAAGGAGTACGAGGGAAAGGCTAAGAAGGAGCGCGCCGCGAAGCTGCAGCAGGCCGGCGACCGTCGCGGGACGGATCGTTTCGGTGTAGCTGCGGTGGCTGTTGCGCTGCGGCATGTCATCGACAGTACGGCAGCCTGTCGGAACGTGTCAACAGTTTCTTGTGAAATCTTTTCGCAGCTTTCGGATTTGGCAATCTGGACGGCTGGACGTCTGAACGATACGCGGGCGCGCGATCACTGGCGTGGCCTTGGACACCGTGCGCGTCCGTGCCGATGACCCATCGGGGGCGGATTTGACGGCGATCGACGCCCGCGGACTTGCCGCCATGCCGTGCATCGGCACGGCGATGGCAGCGGCGTCGCGCCGGCTTTGCTGCGGTGCTGCAAATCGACCGGCCGGGCGGCGGTCGCATGTTGCCGTCATTCCGCCTGGGTGGGTCGTGGCATGGGGTCCGGCTTTGCCGCGCTGCAGTGCGGATCTGGCCGCGGTGGCACTTTACAAGCCGCGATGAAAACGTTTACGTTGCGCTCGCCCGCCATCGGGCCAACTCCGTGGGGGAGCGCAGTGACGATAACGATCAAGGACGTGGCGCGCGAAGCGAAGGTCTCCGTGGCCTCGGTGTCGCGCGCGCTCAACGGCAACGGCGGCGTGACCGCGGCGACCGAGCAGCGCATCCGCGAGGTCGCCGCCCGCCTGCGCTACGTGCCGCACGGCGCGGCGCGCAGCCTGATCACCCGGCGCACCCACACCATCGGAGCGCTGCTGCCGGATCTGCACGGCGAATTCTTCTCCGAACTGATCCGCGGCATCGACCTGGAGGCACGCTCGCATGGCCTGCACCTGCTGGTTTCCAGCTCGCACGACGGCGCGGACGATGCGGCCGCGGCGCTGCGCGCGATGCAGGGGCGCGTGGACGGCATCGTGATCCTGTCCTCGCCGGGCGTGGATGCGGAGTTCCTCGAGGCGAACCTGCCAGAAGGCCTGCCCAGCGTGCTGCTCAACAGCGACGTGAAGAGCGGTACTGCCGCGGTGCTGAACATCGACAACTTCGCCGGCACCTACGCCATGGTGCGCCACCTGGTCGCACTCGGGCATGCGCGCATCGCCTTCGTCTGCGGACCGAAGGACAACTACGACGCCCGCCAGCGCGAGGCGGGCTTCCGCGCGGCGATGGCCAAGCTGGCCCCGGGCGAGCCGCTGCGGATCGTCTCGGGCAACTTCAGCGAGTCGTCCGGCTACCTGGCCGCACGCGAACTGCTGGCGGGCAAGACGCGCCCGCAGGCCGTGTTCGCCGCCAACGACATGATGGCCGTGGGCTGCCTGCAAGCCTTCAAGGAGGCCGGCCTAGCCGTGCCGGGCGACATCGCCCTGGCCGGCTTCGACGACATCCCGATTGCGCGTTACGTCACGCCGCCGCTCAGCACGGTGCGCGTGCGCATCGCGGAACTGGGCAAGAACGCCATGGATCTGCTGGCCGACCTGATGGATCGCCCCGGGTCGTCCGCGGCATCGGTGCACACGCTCGGCTGCGACATCGTCGTGCGCGACTCCTGCGGGGCACATCGGGGCGGGGCCGCAACCACCACAACCACAACCAAGAAGCCACGCCGTTCGTCGAGTCGATGACGGCATTGGAGGGGAGACCATGAGCAGTCAGAAGCCTTTCATGAAGCGTTTGCTGCCGGCCGCCGTCGCCATGGCGATGGTGGCCGCGGCGCCGGGCATCGTCCTGGCCCAGTCGGCGGATTCCACCTTGCGCGGGCATGCGCCACCCGAAGCCACGATCACCGCCCGGAACGTGGACACCGGCGCGGTGCGCGTCACCCGTTCGAGCAAGGACGGCAGCTTCGCGCTGGTCGGTCTGCGGCCGGGCACCTACCAGGTGGATGCGGGCGCGGGCACCCAGAAGACCGTCACGCTGTCGGTGGCCTCGACTGGCACGATCGACCTGGCACCCGCCGCCGCGCCGGCGACCGCGGCGCCGGCCGGCACCAAGACGCTGGGCGGCGTGACGGTATCGGCATCGACCCTGCCGGACGTCACCACCTCCGAGGTCGGCAACATCGTCTCGCTGCGCGACATCCAGGCGTTGCCGGCAGCCTCGCGCAACTTCCTGGAATTCGCGGATATCGTGCCGGGCATGGTGTTCACCCGCAATGCGGACGGCACCACCAGCCTGCGCTCCGGCGCCCAGGCCAGCAGCAATATCAATGTCTACATCGATGGCGTCGGTCAGAAGAACTACGTGCTGTCGGGCGGCGTCACCGGCCAGAACGCCAGCCAGGGCAATCCGTTCCCGCAGCTGGCGGTCGGCGAGTACAAGGTCATCACCTCCAACTACAAGGCGGAGTACGACCAGATCTCCAGCGCCGCGGTGACCGCGGAAACCAAGTCCGGCACCAACGAATTCCACGGCGACGTGTTCGGCAGCTTCACCAACACCCGCCTGCGCGCGATGACGCCTTCGGAGCAGGCTGCCCACAACAAGACGCAGTCGCACGAGAAGGACTACGGCTTCGATCTGGGCGGCCCGATCGTGAAGGACATGGCGCACTTCTTCATCGCCTACGAGGGCAAGGAATTCGACAGCCCCACCACCGTGGTGCCCGGCGTCACCGGCGTCACCGCCTTCCTGCCGGCCGACGTGCAGTCGCAGATCGGACCGGCGAGCCTGCCGTTCAAGGAAAACGACTGGTTCGGCAAGATCGATTTCGAGCCCACCGAACACGACCGCTTCGAGCTGAGTGGCAAGTATCGCCACGAGACCTCCATCAGCGGCCTTGGCGGCGTGACTACCGCAACGGCGGGGCTCAACACCATCAACACCGACAAGCGCTTCGACCTCCGCTGGGATCACAGCGCCTACAGCTGGTTCAACCGACTGCAGGTGACCTACGAGGATGCGTTCTACACGCCCACGCCGATCGTCCGCGGCGCGGGCAGCAGCTACACCCTCACCGGCGCGCAGTTGAACACCACCATCCTGCAGACCGGCAACTCGCCGCTGGCCCAGCAGAACAAGGGCCAGAAAGGCCCGGCGATCCAGGACGACCTAACCTTCAACGACTTGCAGTGGAACGGCGACCACGTCATCAAGATGGGCTTCAAGTACAAGGCCGTGAAGCTCACCGCGCAGGATGCGGGCGATTCCAACGCGCTGTTCAACTACGCGGT encodes the following:
- the leuD gene encoding 3-isopropylmalate dehydratase small subunit; translated protein: MRIHSRTAVLADENIDTDRIIPARFLTTTTRAGLGKHCFQDWRYLPDGSDNPAFPLNRPEAQGCSIVVAGRNFGCGSSREHAPWALLDYGIQAVLCSEIADIFRNNALKNGLLAIVISAAEHQWLLAHPGIELSIDVQGQYIALPDGGGIGFQLEPFARHCLLNGVDQLGYLLQNEKAIAHYEQLEQAA
- a CDS encoding branched-chain amino acid transaminase; amino-acid sequence: MSTPFLWHNGRIKPWSEANVHVSTHALHYGSSVFEGERVYATPNGPAYFRLADHTRRLFESARVYEIDVGYSEAEIDAACHEVIRANGLQSAYVRPIVFRGAGGLGVLAKPGAPVDVAIMAMEWGAYLGDAAERGADVCVSSWHRPAPNTIPSWAKAGGNYLSSQLIGLEARRGGYDEGIALGVNGMLSEGAGENLFLVKRGKLLTPPSSAGILAGITRDSVLALAADMGIAVEERDLPREALYTADEVFMTGTAAEITPVRSVDRKPVGNGKPGEITRALREAFFGLFDGRTADKWGWLDVVERGAHAVVPDREDQEAAIHGRTPHEKPALMEASA
- a CDS encoding TonB-dependent receptor, whose product is MKRLLPAAVAMAMVAAAPGIVLAQSADSTLRGHAPPEATITARNVDTGAVRVTRSSKDGSFALVGLRPGTYQVDAGAGTQKTVTLSVASTGTIDLAPAAAPATAAPAGTKTLGGVTVSASTLPDVTTSEVGNIVSLRDIQALPAASRNFLEFADIVPGMVFTRNADGTTSLRSGAQASSNINVYIDGVGQKNYVLSGGVTGQNASQGNPFPQLAVGEYKVITSNYKAEYDQISSAAVTAETKSGTNEFHGDVFGSFTNTRLRAMTPSEQAAHNKTQSHEKDYGFDLGGPIVKDMAHFFIAYEGKEFDSPTTVVPGVTGVTAFLPADVQSQIGPASLPFKENDWFGKIDFEPTEHDRFELSGKYRHETSISGLGGVTTATAGLNTINTDKRFDLRWDHSAYSWFNRLQVTYEDAFYTPTPIVRGAGSSYTLTGAQLNTTILQTGNSPLAQQNKGQKGPAIQDDLTFNDLQWNGDHVIKMGFKYKAVKLTAQDAGDSNALFNYAVTPAGTEAIPYQVQFGAPTPGISPVANSSDKQLGLYIQDDWAVDDHLTLNLGVRWDYEKTPSYLDYVTPANVVAAFGMQDPNAPAGQTYAQTLALGGVNINDYISTGHNRHAKTGEWQPRFGFSYDINGDQRHVVFGGVGRSFDRDLYESLQVEQTKQSLSQPTIMFNTPDVPCTVGVNSCYAWNPAYLSIPTLQGLVAGSNTGKEVDLVTNNLKAPYSDQFSIGMRNQIGDWNTSATLAYIASHNGLVYTLGNRYPNGSFWQNGSQPWGNGIPGFGSLIIGNNGLETRTKQLLLSAEKPYTKESHWGATIAYTYSDTEQNNDNADPTDQYAFDYEWIGNYPFTSSGVAKHRLVMTGTMDGPWGFTLGAKLTLATPIPDLNLACFGAPASNVDSGGVAGSGCRSAAVAPPGNGRFLIGGKIFGYRDLDFQATKNFKIYGNLNAYVRFDLINAFNWNNYVGYLENWGSNGSYNPVVTYNPTGDITGYPRTVKLSMGISF
- a CDS encoding 2-isopropylmalate synthase; amino-acid sequence: MNNPQHDEQNEAGDVAAEHVRIFDTTLRDGEQTPGFSMDRRAKLRMAQMLEALGVDVLEAGFPQASPDDFAAVAQIASTLRDTTACALARCVPGDIDSAGRALEQAQRSRIHVFLSTSPLHREHKLGMSKQQVLDAAVAGVERAMQLAHEVEFSAEDAMRTEPEFLAEVFSAAAAAGASTLNAPDTVGYMTPVEIAERFAWLIANVQRGRHVVFSSHCHNDLGLAVANSLAAVSAGARQVECTVNGIGERAGNAALEEIVMAMKVRGAWFGTDTRIDTKKLHPASRLLSELTGQNVQRNKAIVGENAFAHESGIHQHGMLKHRGTYEIMRPEDVGLAETKLVLGKHSGRAALRQRLETLGHAPGDAAMDEIFVRFKALADKKREIHDDDLDALARGRDPDAAGPWRLTRLDTSAHLGAGASASVKLRHDDGREVAEAALGDGPVDAVLRAMERATDTTLQLTRFQVQAVGEGGDAQGEARLAAQHDGRAWNGHAVSTDIVEAAAQAALAIVNRIAQSTPAATPSPQTTKTKTLGAHA
- a CDS encoding LacI family DNA-binding transcriptional regulator translates to MTITIKDVAREAKVSVASVSRALNGNGGVTAATEQRIREVAARLRYVPHGAARSLITRRTHTIGALLPDLHGEFFSELIRGIDLEARSHGLHLLVSSSHDGADDAAAALRAMQGRVDGIVILSSPGVDAEFLEANLPEGLPSVLLNSDVKSGTAAVLNIDNFAGTYAMVRHLVALGHARIAFVCGPKDNYDARQREAGFRAAMAKLAPGEPLRIVSGNFSESSGYLAARELLAGKTRPQAVFAANDMMAVGCLQAFKEAGLAVPGDIALAGFDDIPIARYVTPPLSTVRVRIAELGKNAMDLLADLMDRPGSSAASVHTLGCDIVVRDSCGAHRGGAATTTTTTKKPRRSSSR
- the leuC gene encoding 3-isopropylmalate dehydratase large subunit gives rise to the protein MTAARTLLEKIWDAHVVAPETTDTPAILYVDLHLVHEVTSPQAFDELRSRGLKLRRPDRTLATLDHSTPTLPANADGTRPYANPEAQAQVAQLETNCREFGVELHGWDSRERGIVHVIGPELGATQPGNTIVCGDSHTSTHGAFGALAFGIGTTEVGHVMATQCLLQRKPKTLAIHVDGELPPGVGAKDLILHIIGTIGVDGGTGHVIEYRGEAIGKLSMEERMTVCNMSIEAGARAGLIAPDETTFAWLQGRPRVPQGEAWDRAVAHWRTLKTDDGAQYDREVRIDASQVRPTVTYGTHPGMAIAMDAPVPAARNAMEQRALDYMQSRAGQPMQGSRVDVVFVGSCTNSRLSDLREAAGVLRGRHIAAGVRMLVVPGSEAVRRDAEAEGLHEVFRAAGAEWRVPGCSMCIAMNGDLAQPGQLVVSTSNRNFEGRQGKGARTVLASPATAAASAVAGAIADPREYLTEVAA